Sequence from the Longimicrobiaceae bacterium genome:
GTGAAGCACACGTCCGCCGCGTCCTGCTCCGGGTGCTCCGCCAGGTGCCGCTCCATCCGCCCGGCGAGCGCCGCGAGCGCCTCCCCGGAGCGGGCCGAGAGCGGGAGGACGAGCGGCAGCGGCGCGTCGGCGGCGGCGGGCTCCTCGAAGACGGGCGCCTCTTCCAGTACGACGTGCGCGTTGGTGCCGCTCATCCCGAAGGAGCTGACCCCTGCCACGCGGCGGCGCCCGTTCCGCGGCCACGGCGTCCGCTCCGTCGCGACGGTCACCGGGAGCCGGTCCCACTCGATGCGCGGGTTGGGCGCGTCGAAGTGCAGGTGCGGCGGGACCTCCTCGCGGTGCAGCGCGAGCACCGCCTTCACCAGGCCCGCGATCCCGGCGGCGGCCTCCAGGTGGCCGACGTTGGTCTTCACGGAACCGAGGACCAGCGGCGCGTCCGCGGGGCGCCCCTCGCCCAGCACCGCGGCCAGGGAGCGCACCTCGATGGGGTCGCCCAGCGGCGTCCCCGTCCCGTGCGCCTCCACGTAGCCCACCTCGGCCGGGGCGATCCCGGCCGCCTCCAGCGCCTCCCGGACCACCGCCTGCTGCGCGGCCCCGCTGGGAACCGTGAAGCCGCTGCTGGCGCCGTCGTGGTTGATGGCCGAGCCGCGGACGACGGCCAGGACGCGGTCGCCGTCGCGGAGCGCGTCGGAAAGGCGCTTGAGGACGGCGACGCCGCACCCCTCCCCCCGGCCGTAGCCGTCCGCCGCGGCCGAGAAGGTCTTGCACGTCCCGTCCGGCGCCACCGCGCGGGCGCGGCTCAGGAAGACGTTGGCCTCCGGCGAGAGCATCAGGCTCACACCGCCGGCCAGCGCCAGGTCGGCCTCGCCGCTGCGCAGGCTGCGGCAGGCCAGGTGCACGGCCACGAGCGACGACGAGCACGCCGTGTCCACCACCACCGCCGGGCCTTCCAGCCCCAGCACGTACGACAGGCGCCCCGCCGCCGCGCTGGCGATGTTCCCGGTGCCGTAGTAGGCGTCGATCATCCCGGGGTCGCCGGCCAGCAGGTGCATCTGGAGGTACTCGTTGGTGGTGACGCCCACGAACACCCCCGTGCGGCTCCCCGCCAGCCCTGCCGCCGGGATCCCGGCGTGCTCCAGCGCCTCCCACGCCACCTCCAGGAGGAGCCGCTGCTGCGGGTCCAGCCGGACGGCCTCGCGCGGGAGGATGCGGAAGAACGGCGCGTCGAAGCCCCGCACGTCGTCCAGGTACGCGGCGCGGCGCACGTACGACTTCCCCGCCGCCTCCGGATCCGGGTCGTGCCAGGCGTCCGCGTCCCAGCGCTCCGCCGGGGTCTCGCG
This genomic interval carries:
- a CDS encoding polyketide synthase; this translates as LGPAQRELFAHELDRRLKGAGRAADEPVAVVGVGCRFPGADGPEAFWRLLERGDCAVRETPAERWDADAWHDPDPEAAGKSYVRRAAYLDDVRGFDAPFFRILPREAVRLDPQQRLLLEVAWEALEHAGIPAAGLAGSRTGVFVGVTTNEYLQMHLLAGDPGMIDAYYGTGNIASAAAGRLSYVLGLEGPAVVVDTACSSSLVAVHLACRSLRSGEADLALAGGVSLMLSPEANVFLSRARAVAPDGTCKTFSAAADGYGRGEGCGVAVLKRLSDALRDGDRVLAVVRGSAINHDGASSGFTVPSGAAQQAVVREALEAAGIAPAEVGYVEAHGTGTPLGDPIEVRSLAAVLGEGRPADAPLVLGSVKTNVGHLEAAAGIAGLVKAVLALHREEVPPHLHFDAPNPRIEWDRLPVTVATERTPWPRNGRRRVAGVSSFGMSGTNAHVVLEEAPVFEEPAAADAPLPLVLPLSARSGEALAALAGRMERHLAEHPEQDAADVCFT